The following nucleotide sequence is from Nesterenkonia xinjiangensis.
GGCGAGATCGACTGGATGAGCACCTTCCTCCCCGGCATGGAGGATCTGCTCGCCACCCACGAGCAGCTGAGCTGGGTGAACACCCCGGCCCTGACGACCTCGGTGTTCACCTGCTCGAGCGAGGAGCTGGGCTGCGAGGGACCGCAGACCGACCCGGCCGTCCGGCAGGCGATCTACTGGGCCATGGACCGTGAGCAGCTGAACAACCTGGCCGGCGCCGGCTACGGGGGGACCGCCTCCCCGACCCTGCTGCTCCCGGATCGCGACGGCGACTGGATCAGCGATGACGACATGCAGGAGGTGCCGCAGGCCCCTGAGGCGGATCAGGCCGCCGAGATCCTCGAGGAGGCCGGCTGGGAGATCGGCGACGACGGCATCCGCGTCAAGGACGGCGAGAGACTCTCGATGACCATCCAGACCGTCTCCGGCTGGTCGGACTACATCACCATCAACGACACCCTGGCCCAGCAGCTCGCCGAGGTCGGCATCGAGCTCCGGTCGACCCAGGTCGCCTGGAACGAGTGGAACGACAACCAGATCCAGGGGCAGTTCCAGCTCTCGCTGGACTCCATCGGGCTGGGAGCGTCCTCGAACCCCTACTTCACCTACGACCCCCGCTATGTCAGCCACAACTCGGCACCCGTGGGCGAGGCGGCGCTGGGGCAGAACATCGCCCGCTACGAGAACGAGGCGGTGGACGAGGCGGTCCTGGCAGCCAGCCAGACCGAGGACCCGGTGGAGCAGGCGGAGCAGTTCGCGATCGTGCAGGAGCAGATCGTCGAGGACATGCCCTACATCCCGATCTACATCAACTCCACGCTGACCCAGTTCAACAACACCCGCGCCACCGGGTGGCCCTCCAACGAGGATCCCTACGCCTTCGCCGCCGCGTGGAAGGCCTGGGACAACGGGATCGTGCTGCAGACGATCGAACCGTCCGAGTGATCTCGGTCTGAGAGGAGAGGACACTCGATGAGGTTCCTTCTGCGGAAGCTGAGCTTTTACGCGCTGGCCCTGTGGGCGGCGCTGACGCTGAACTTCCTGATCCCCCGACTGATGCCGGGGAACCCGGTCGACCAGCTGATCTCGAGGCTGTCCCAGCGGGGCCAGGTCACCCCTGCCACGCGGGACGCCCTCGAGCTCATGCTGGGCACCAGCACCGGGGACCCGCTCTGGCAGCAGTACCTGCAGTACCTGGGGCAGCTGGCCCGTGGAGACCTCGGCGTCTCTGTCTCCTACTTCCCGGCGCCGGTGTCCCAGGTGATCGGGCAGACCCTGCCCTGGACGCTGGGACTGGTCGGTCTGGCCACGGTGATCTCCTTCGTCCTGGGCATCGGCCTGGGGACCCTTGCCGGCTGGAAGCGCGGCACCTGGCTGGACAGCCTGATCCCCGCGACCACGATGCTCCAGTCTGTGCCGTACTTCTGGCTGGCCCTGGTGCTGCTGTACCTGCTCGGGTCGGTGTACACGATATTCCCGCTCTACGGCGGGTATGACGTGACCAGCACGTCCCCCGGGCTGAGCTGGGAGTTCATCTCCTCGGTGATCTACTACGGCACCCTGCCGGCGCTGACCATCGTCATCTCCTCGGTGGGCGGCTGGCTGCTGGGGATGCGGAACATGATGGTCTCCACCCTCTCCGAGGACTACATCACCACGGCCGAGGCCAAGGGGATCCCCCGGGGCCGGATCATGCGGTCCTATGCCGCCCGCAACGCGGTGCTGCCCTCGATCGCCGGGTTCGCCATCTCGCTCGGATTCGTGGTCGCCGGGTCCATCGTCACCGAGGCGGTGTTCTCCTACCCGGGCATCGGCTCGGCGATGCTCGCGGCGGTCGGAGCCAATGACTACGCCCTGCTGCAGGGGATCTTCCTGGTGATCACCCTGTCGGTGCTGGGTGCCAACCTCGTGGTCGACCTCCTGTACTCCGTGATCGACCCGCGCACCAGGGCAGAAGTGTGAGAGGAGCAGCCATGTCCACCACGTATCACCATGAGCGCACCGAGGACGCCGCCTCGGGCAGCGCTGATCCCCGAGGCCCTGAGGGCCCGACGACGTCGGGCGCCGCAGGACGGGCTCGAGGCAAGGACGGGCCGCCGAGGAGCCGACGCCGGAACCTGCCCCCGCTGACGCCGAAGCTCATCATCGGGCTCGTGCTGGCCGGCGGGACCATCCTGTTCGGCGTCCTGGGGCCCTTCCTGGTGCAGAACCCCAGCACCATCGACAACATCGGCATGACGGCCCCGGGGGAGGGGCACCTGCTGGGGACCACACAGACCGGTCAGGACGTGTTCGCCCAGCTGGCGCACGCCACCCGCGGCTCCCTGCTGGTGGGGCTCATCGTCGGGGTCCTCACCCTGCTGCTCTCCGCCTTCTTCGGCGTGGTCGGCGCCTACGTCGGAGGCTGGCTGGACGAGTCGTTCTCCTGGTTCACCAACGTCATGCTGGTCATCCCCGGGCTGCCGCTGGTGATCATCATCTCCAGCTACATGCCCGAGAAGAACATCCTGTTGGTCGCCGTCGTGCTGGCGCTGACCAGCTGGGCGGGCGCGGCCCGGGTGCTGCGCGGCTACACGCTCTCGGTCCGCAGCCGGGACTATGTGCTGGCCGCCCGGGTGGCGGGCGAGCACCGGTGGAGGATCCTGACCGTGGAGATCCTGCCGAACCTGGTCCCGCTGCTGGCCACCCAGACCATCATGGGGGTGATCTTCGCGATCCTCGGAGAGGCAGGACTGTCCTTCCTCGGCCTGGGCGCCACGGACTCCTTCACCTGGGGGACCATGCTCTACTACGCGCAGAACGGGCTGGCCCTGCGGCTGGACGCCTGGTGGTGGTTCGTCCCGCCCGGGCTGATGATCGCCGTCTTCGGCGCGGCGATGGTGATGATCAACTTCTCCATCGACGAGATCATCAATCCCAAGCTGCGCACCCAGACACGCCAGACGCGCAAGCACTGGAAGCTCGAGCGCCCTGACGCGACCGGCCCTGTCACCAAGGAGGACCCCCGATGACCGAGACCCGTGCAGCCCACGTGCCGACGAGTCCGGCCACGGTGAGCCCCGAGCCGGTGCTCACGGTCGAGGACTTCTCCGTGGAGTACCGGGCGCTCAGCGTGGTGCAGGCCGTTCGCGACGTCTCGCTGCGCCTCGGGCGCGGCGAGGTCCTCGGTCTCGCAGGGGAGTCCGGCTGCGGGAAGTCCACTCTGGCCTATGGGATCAACCGGCTGCTGCGACCCCCGGCGGTGATCACCAGTGGAGGGATCCGTTTCCACCCCAGGGACGGAGACGACGTCGACATCCGGGCTCTGGAGGGCGAGCAGCTGCGCCGCTTCCGGTGGGAGCAGATCTCGATGGTGTTCCAGGGCGCGATGAACTCGCTGAACCCGGTGAAGAAGATCAGTGCCCAGCTGGAGGACGTGTTCACCACGCATCGGCCTCAGATGAGCCGCAGCGAGCGGCGAGAACGGTGCGGAGATCTGCTGGAGAGGGTCGGGGTCGAACGTCGCCGGCTGAGCTCCTATCCCCATGAGCTCTCCGGAGGGATGCGACAGCGCGTGATGATCGCGATGGCCATGGCATTGGACCCCCAGGTCATGATCATGGACGAACCCACCACGGCGCTGGACGTCGTCGTGCAGCGAGAGATCCTGCAGGAGATCTCCCGGCTGCGCTCCGAGCTGGGGTTCGCCGTCATCTTCATCACCCACGATCTGCCGCTGCTGCTCGAGATCAGTGACCGGATCGCGGTGATGAAGGAGGGGCGGATCGTGGAGATGGAGGACGCCGGGGTCCTCTACACCCGCCCGCAGCACGACTACACCCGCCAGCTGCTGGGCTCCTTCCCGTCGCTGACCGGGGACCGCGGGGACTTCATCCGTCACGGCAAGGAGGAATCATGACAGTGCTCCAGATGCAGGACGTGGTCAAGGACTATCAGCTGCGGTCGGGCTTCCGGTCCTCCACGCTGCGCGCGGTGGACCACGTCTCGCTGACCCTGGAGCCGGGGGCCACCACGGCCCTGGTGGGTCAGTCGGGATCCGGGAAGTCGACGATCGCGAAGATGCTCATGCAGCTGGAGCGGCCCACCAGCGGGAAGATCCTGCTGGACGGACGGCCGGTGGGGCGTGGCCGGGCGGCACAGCACGCCTACCGGAGTGCGGTCCAGATGGTCTTCCAGGACCCGTTCGCCTCGCTCAACCCGTACCACACCATCGAACACCACCTCAGCAGGCCCCTGAGCCTGCACCATCCTGGGCTGACCTCGCGGCAGATCCGTGGCCGCGTCTACGAGCTCCTCGAGCGGGTGCGGCTCTCCCCGGTGGAGGAGTTCGCCGCGCGGCGCCCGCATGAGCTCTCCGGCGGCCAGCGACAGCGGGTGGCGATCGCTCGGGCGCTGGCTCCGAACCCCGGTGTCCTCGTGGCAGATGAGCCGGTGTCCATGCTGGACGTCTCGATCCGGCTCGGGATGCTGAACCTGCTGGCGGAGCTGCAGCGGGAGGAGGTCCTGGGAGTCCTGTACATCACTCACGACCTCGCCACGGCCCGCCACTTCAGCGACACGATCCTGGTGCTCTACCAGGGGCAGGTCGTTGAGCGGGGTCCCGCGGACCAGGTGATCCTCGACCCGCAGCACGAGTACACCCGGCGGCTGCGGGAGGCCTCCCCTGATCCGGAGCGCCGCCTGCGCGAGCTGCAGGCCTGAGGGCGGCCCCGCTCGTGCCTAGTGTGGGTGAGACGGCGGCGTCCGGCGCGGCTCGGCCGGCGGCGCCGCCGTGGTCCCGCGGGCCACGAACACCGGAGTGGGCGGCGGGGTGCGGTCGGCGACCGGCTCCCCGCCGAGCGCGCTGATCAGCTGTTCGGCCACCCGGTGTCCCAGGGCGACGACGTCGTGGCTCATCGCGGACAGCGGCGGGTCCGTCAGGGCGCACAGCGCGGAGTCGTCCCAGGCCAGCACCGAGAGGTCCCGCGGGACGCGCAGCCCGAGCGTGAGGGCGGCGTCGACACCGGCCGCGGCCATCAGGGCGTTGTCCATGATGATGGCGGTGGGCGGCTGGTCGTGCTCGAGCAGCAGCTTGACGCCCTGCGCCCCGGATTCTGGGCTGTAGTCGCCGTAGGCGGTCCTGGTGCTCAGCCCGAGGTCCTGCGCGGCGTGCGCCAGGGCCTCACCGCGAGCCTGGGTGTGCAGCAGATCAGCGGGGCCGGCCACACGTCCGATGCGGCGATGGCCGAGGTCCACGACGGCGGCGACTGCCGCGCGCATCGCCCCATAGTTGTCCACGGGGACCTGTGGTGCGGATCTGTCCTGAGGCTCAGACTCCGGCTCAGACTCCGGCTCAGACTCCGGGGATTCGCCCAGCAGGACGAAGGGCAGCCCACGGCTTCGGAGCAGCTGGGGCCTGGGGTCCTGCTCGCGGATGTCGGTGAGCACGACCCCGGCCACCGCACCGAGAAGGGACCATCGGCGCAGGCAGCCCAGCTCCTCGTCCAGGTCGCCGACGACCTGCACCAGGCAGGAGAAGCCGTGCTGGTCGGCCACCGTCTCGATCCCAGTGAGGAGCTCGTCGTGGAACGGCTCGGTGTCCAGGGAGCGGGAGCGGCGGGTGAGCGTGATACCCAGGTGCTGACCGGTGGTCATCGGGGCTCCTCGATGTCGTCGTCGCCGGACGGCGGCGGGTCAGGTGCTAGGTTAGCGCAGGGCTGCCGTCCCGGACGCCAGGGCTCCCGGCACGATGCCGGTCAGGAGGGGAGGACCGATGAGATCGAACGCGCCGACCACGGTCACCACGTCCCGCGCCCTCGTCCTGGACCTCATCCGCACCCGTTCTCCGATCAGCCGCGTGGAGATCGCCGCGGCCAGCGGACTGACTCAGGCCACGATCACCCAGGTGGTCCGCGATCTCATGGCAGAGGGCTTGGTGACCGAGGCGGGCCGAGGACGCTCCGTCGGGGGCAAGCCCAGGGTCCTGCTCGACATCATCCCGGAGTCCTGCTTCGCCGTCGGTCTGCATCTGAACCCGGAGGAGACCGTCTGTGTGGCCGTGGATCTCTCCGGCACCGTCGTCGGGCGCCTGCGTCATGGGGACTTCGGAGGAGAGACCACCTGCGAGGGCGTGGTCCAGCTGCTGGCCGAGCGGGTGGCGGAGCTGCTGGCACATCTGGGCATCGACAGGCAGAAGGTGCTGGGGCTGGGTGTGGTCGCGCCGGGGCCGCTCGACGTCGACGCCGGGACACTGCTGGGCCCCTCGGCGCTGCCCGACTTCGTGGGGCATCCGCTTCGTGACGGCCTGCTCGCCGCGACCGGATTGCCGGTGCTGGTCGACAACGACGCCACGGCCGCGGCGATGGCAGAGTACTGGTCCGGGGCCCTGGTGGGCTCTCGTGCGCACTGCACGGTGTTCATGGGGGCCGGCATCGGCGCCGGAATCGTGCTGGACGGGATGATCTACCGCGGGGCGAGCTCGATCACTGGAGAGTTCGGCGCCCTTCCGCTGCTGGGCGCCGAGCAGGACATCCCGGCAGGATCCCTGACGCCGACGTTGGAGGACCTCGCCGCCCCTCATGGGGTGGTCCGGCGGATGCAGTCCCTCGATGCCGCCGGACAGGACGCGGGTGAGCCTGCCGGCACCCAGGACTCGGGCGGGGGGCCGCCGACTCGAGCCGAGATGCGGGAGTTCACGCGCATCGCCTTCGCCGCCGGGCGGGGTGACGCCCGTGCCCACGAGGTGGTCCAGGGATCGGCCGAGCGGCTCGCCCACGGGGTGCTGATGCTGACGAACGTCCTGGACCTAGACTCGATCTCCCTCGCTGGGCCCGGTTTCGCCAGGGCGGGAGGACTCTATGTCGCAGCGGTGCGCAGGGTGGTCCAGGAGGCGTTCTTCGGCCGGAGCCGCCACGACGTGGACGTGCGGCTTGCCACCCATGTCTCCAACGCGGCGGCCGCCGGCGGCGCGGCGCTTGTCCTGCAGCAGCAGCTGGCTCCCCGCGCGCTCGGTCTGGCCCCGGTCATGGCCCGTCCCTGACCCGGCCCGTCTCAATCGGTCGCCCGGCCCGCATCGATCGGGGCGCCCACAAGTGGGTCAGGGTGCGGCCCAGACCACGTCGAAACGCTCCATGAGCACTTCCATATCGGTGCTGAAGCTGCGCCCGGCGGCCGTGCACACCCGCTCCCAGAATCTCCGATGCTCAGTGCGCCAGTGGGCCAGGCTGCGATCCCCCTCGCCCTCCGCCCAGGCGTGTTCGGCGTCGACGTCGTAGAACCTGGCCAGGGCCAGGCCGATGGTGCGCACGATCGCCCGGGGTGCGCCGTGGCCGTCGCAGAATACGGTGTGCGCTCCGATCCCCGGCGGCGTCTCGCCCTCCCAGACGTACTCGGCCAGCAGGCTGGCCGTGGAGGTCTTGCGCCCGGTGAGCACCAGCTCCAGGAGCTCATCGGCCAGCTCGGCGTGATCCCCGAACTGATCGACCAGGAAACCTGGGTTCGCGGAGGCGGCCACCGGATGTGCCTCCGCGTACTCCTCCCACAGGGTGCGCGCGGCATCCTGATCACAAGGGGAGAGTGCACGACGAGGGATCGTCGCCTCGGCGGCTGGGGCGGGGGAGGGGTCGATGCTGGACATGATCGCCAGCGTATCCGCCCGAACCCACATCGAGCCCGAAGCCACATCGAGTGGGGGAATCCACTACCGCTAAACGCCGGAGTCGGCGATGCAGCGGTGGTGGATTCCCCCACTCGATGAGGAGGGGCGACCGGAGTGCGTGCGGTGGTCCGGGCATGCGGGACTCTCCGGATCCTCCGGGCACTCCGGTCCCTCCAAGCCTCAGGCGGGTTCGACCACCACCAGGAGGTCTCCGCCGTCGACCTGCTGGACCCCGTTGAGCACGGTCCGGGCCACGGTCCCGCCCACTGCGGTGGTGATCGCGGCCTCCATCTTCATCGCCTCGATGGTGGCGATGTTCTGCCCCGGCTCCACGGTCTGCCCCTCCTCCACGAGCAGGGAGACCGCGCCGGCGAACGGCGCGGCCACCTGGCCGGGGGTGGAGGGGTCGGCCTTCTCCGCGGCGTGCACGGTGGCCTCCACAGAGTCGTCGCGGACGACCAGGGGCCGGGCCTGTCCGTTGAGCGTGCACACCACGGTGCGCATGCCCTTCTCATCTGCTTCGGAGACCGACTTCAGCGTCACCAGCAGGCGCACCCCCTTGCCCAGCGAGATGGTGTGCTCATGGTCCTTGCGCAGCCCGTAGAGGAAGTCCCGGGTGTGCAGCACCATCACGTCGCCGTAGGCGTCGCGCGCGGACTCGTAGTCCCGGGTCGGGCCCGGGAACAGCAGCCGGTTCAGGGTGGCCTGACGGGTCTCGGAGTCCCCAGCCAGCCCGGCGCGGTCCTCCTCGGTCAGGTCCTCGTCCAGCGGCCGGACGGTGCGTCCTTCCAGCGCCTTGGTGCGGAAGGGCTCGGGCCAGCCTCCTGGCGGGTCGCCGAGCTGTCCGGCGAGGAACTGGATCACCGAGTCCGGCAGGTCGAAGCTCTGCGGGTCCGCCTCGAACTCGGCCGGGTCCACGCCCATGCCCACCAGCTGCAGGGCCAGGTCACCCACCACCTTGGACGAGGGTGTGACCTTCACCAGCCGCCCGAGCATCTGATCGGCCGCGTGGTACATGTCCTCGATGTCTTCGAACCGCTCGCCCAGGCCCAGCGCGATCGCCTGCTGCCGCAGGTTGGAGAGCTGCCCGCCGGGGATCTCATGGCGGTACACCCGCCCGGTGGGGCTGGGCAGCCCGGACTCGAAGGGCCGGTAGATGGC
It contains:
- a CDS encoding ABC transporter substrate-binding protein; this encodes MTSTSTPTPRTTLFPLDDPAAEELAPRPPARRTTRRRMRAAGLGTAMLMALTACAGDAASGDGGDGGDSPSSITVNGADGTISENWNPFSPTALQPTLGVIYESLYWYNLADDVEPQHMLATGHSWNEEGTELTVTLREGVTWSDGEPFTADDVAYTFNRIQETPALNTSGLSASGETVDEHTVLLSFPDTSFMQEAAVLGNQAIVPEHIWSEVEDPVAYINQDPVGTGAFMLREFTDQSFVLEANPDYWSEDGPHLDEVRYVGLEDADAAAAALTAGEIDWMSTFLPGMEDLLATHEQLSWVNTPALTTSVFTCSSEELGCEGPQTDPAVRQAIYWAMDREQLNNLAGAGYGGTASPTLLLPDRDGDWISDDDMQEVPQAPEADQAAEILEEAGWEIGDDGIRVKDGERLSMTIQTVSGWSDYITINDTLAQQLAEVGIELRSTQVAWNEWNDNQIQGQFQLSLDSIGLGASSNPYFTYDPRYVSHNSAPVGEAALGQNIARYENEAVDEAVLAASQTEDPVEQAEQFAIVQEQIVEDMPYIPIYINSTLTQFNNTRATGWPSNEDPYAFAAAWKAWDNGIVLQTIEPSE
- a CDS encoding ABC transporter permease; this encodes MRFLLRKLSFYALALWAALTLNFLIPRLMPGNPVDQLISRLSQRGQVTPATRDALELMLGTSTGDPLWQQYLQYLGQLARGDLGVSVSYFPAPVSQVIGQTLPWTLGLVGLATVISFVLGIGLGTLAGWKRGTWLDSLIPATTMLQSVPYFWLALVLLYLLGSVYTIFPLYGGYDVTSTSPGLSWEFISSVIYYGTLPALTIVISSVGGWLLGMRNMMVSTLSEDYITTAEAKGIPRGRIMRSYAARNAVLPSIAGFAISLGFVVAGSIVTEAVFSYPGIGSAMLAAVGANDYALLQGIFLVITLSVLGANLVVDLLYSVIDPRTRAEV
- a CDS encoding ABC transporter permease codes for the protein MSTTYHHERTEDAASGSADPRGPEGPTTSGAAGRARGKDGPPRSRRRNLPPLTPKLIIGLVLAGGTILFGVLGPFLVQNPSTIDNIGMTAPGEGHLLGTTQTGQDVFAQLAHATRGSLLVGLIVGVLTLLLSAFFGVVGAYVGGWLDESFSWFTNVMLVIPGLPLVIIISSYMPEKNILLVAVVLALTSWAGAARVLRGYTLSVRSRDYVLAARVAGEHRWRILTVEILPNLVPLLATQTIMGVIFAILGEAGLSFLGLGATDSFTWGTMLYYAQNGLALRLDAWWWFVPPGLMIAVFGAAMVMINFSIDEIINPKLRTQTRQTRKHWKLERPDATGPVTKEDPR
- a CDS encoding ABC transporter ATP-binding protein, which encodes MTETRAAHVPTSPATVSPEPVLTVEDFSVEYRALSVVQAVRDVSLRLGRGEVLGLAGESGCGKSTLAYGINRLLRPPAVITSGGIRFHPRDGDDVDIRALEGEQLRRFRWEQISMVFQGAMNSLNPVKKISAQLEDVFTTHRPQMSRSERRERCGDLLERVGVERRRLSSYPHELSGGMRQRVMIAMAMALDPQVMIMDEPTTALDVVVQREILQEISRLRSELGFAVIFITHDLPLLLEISDRIAVMKEGRIVEMEDAGVLYTRPQHDYTRQLLGSFPSLTGDRGDFIRHGKEES
- a CDS encoding ABC transporter ATP-binding protein translates to MTVLQMQDVVKDYQLRSGFRSSTLRAVDHVSLTLEPGATTALVGQSGSGKSTIAKMLMQLERPTSGKILLDGRPVGRGRAAQHAYRSAVQMVFQDPFASLNPYHTIEHHLSRPLSLHHPGLTSRQIRGRVYELLERVRLSPVEEFAARRPHELSGGQRQRVAIARALAPNPGVLVADEPVSMLDVSIRLGMLNLLAELQREEVLGVLYITHDLATARHFSDTILVLYQGQVVERGPADQVILDPQHEYTRRLREASPDPERRLRELQA
- a CDS encoding LacI family DNA-binding transcriptional regulator, giving the protein MTTGQHLGITLTRRSRSLDTEPFHDELLTGIETVADQHGFSCLVQVVGDLDEELGCLRRWSLLGAVAGVVLTDIREQDPRPQLLRSRGLPFVLLGESPESEPESEPESEPQDRSAPQVPVDNYGAMRAAVAAVVDLGHRRIGRVAGPADLLHTQARGEALAHAAQDLGLSTRTAYGDYSPESGAQGVKLLLEHDQPPTAIIMDNALMAAAGVDAALTLGLRVPRDLSVLAWDDSALCALTDPPLSAMSHDVVALGHRVAEQLISALGGEPVADRTPPPTPVFVARGTTAAPPAEPRRTPPSHPH
- a CDS encoding ROK family transcriptional regulator, with amino-acid sequence MRSNAPTTVTTSRALVLDLIRTRSPISRVEIAAASGLTQATITQVVRDLMAEGLVTEAGRGRSVGGKPRVLLDIIPESCFAVGLHLNPEETVCVAVDLSGTVVGRLRHGDFGGETTCEGVVQLLAERVAELLAHLGIDRQKVLGLGVVAPGPLDVDAGTLLGPSALPDFVGHPLRDGLLAATGLPVLVDNDATAAAMAEYWSGALVGSRAHCTVFMGAGIGAGIVLDGMIYRGASSITGEFGALPLLGAEQDIPAGSLTPTLEDLAAPHGVVRRMQSLDAAGQDAGEPAGTQDSGGGPPTRAEMREFTRIAFAAGRGDARAHEVVQGSAERLAHGVLMLTNVLDLDSISLAGPGFARAGGLYVAAVRRVVQEAFFGRSRHDVDVRLATHVSNAAAAGGAALVLQQQLAPRALGLAPVMARP
- a CDS encoding ASCH domain-containing protein — protein: MSSIDPSPAPAAEATIPRRALSPCDQDAARTLWEEYAEAHPVAASANPGFLVDQFGDHAELADELLELVLTGRKTSTASLLAEYVWEGETPPGIGAHTVFCDGHGAPRAIVRTIGLALARFYDVDAEHAWAEGEGDRSLAHWRTEHRRFWERVCTAAGRSFSTDMEVLMERFDVVWAAP